A genomic stretch from Achromobacter spanius includes:
- a CDS encoding four-carbon acid sugar kinase family protein yields MTAGVGCLGTPRVCWYGDDFTGATDTLAEVARAGLRGLLFLGVPTPEQLRRAGPLDAIGIAGAARAMSPADMETELRAVGHFMAGTGARVLHYKCCSTFDSAPHVGSIGVAIRELRRHMPNRLVPIVGGQPSIGRYCSFAQLFARAGAAPEVYRIDRHPVMSQHPVTPMHEADLRRHLAAQGLDGIRSVPHIAYPRLRNADDAADVDGWIDELINTCDGPVLFDLTDDEQLAMIGRLIWRASASAPLLAVGPSSVQQALARAAVFERDGEIAGRDAAVSASSSATPLPAATGPVLVMAGSLSPVTARQIAASTRYTHQPLQVQALLESPAYVADQVQLAARALAQGHNVLVHTDRPEQAVTSDQAASTARATAQLAAAIITASAQAGTRLARVGIAGGDTSSQATLALGLWGLAFRCVLAPGVTVSVARSDNPVVDGVELMLKGGQMGGDDLFDRLVTGTQ; encoded by the coding sequence ATGACTGCGGGTGTCGGCTGCCTAGGCACGCCCCGCGTCTGCTGGTACGGCGACGATTTCACCGGCGCCACCGACACACTGGCCGAAGTCGCGCGCGCCGGCTTGCGCGGCTTGCTGTTCCTGGGCGTACCCACGCCCGAACAACTGCGCCGCGCCGGCCCGCTGGACGCCATCGGCATCGCGGGCGCCGCGCGCGCCATGTCCCCCGCCGATATGGAAACGGAACTGCGCGCCGTTGGCCACTTCATGGCCGGCACCGGCGCGCGCGTGCTGCACTACAAATGCTGTTCCACCTTCGACAGCGCCCCGCACGTCGGCAGCATCGGCGTCGCCATCCGCGAACTGCGCCGCCACATGCCCAACCGGCTGGTGCCGATTGTGGGCGGGCAACCCAGCATCGGACGCTATTGCAGCTTTGCGCAATTGTTCGCCCGCGCGGGGGCCGCGCCCGAGGTCTATCGCATAGACCGGCATCCGGTGATGAGCCAGCATCCGGTCACGCCGATGCATGAGGCTGACTTGCGCCGGCATCTGGCGGCGCAGGGGCTGGATGGGATTCGATCGGTGCCGCATATTGCGTATCCGCGTCTGCGGAATGCCGACGATGCCGCTGATGTGGACGGCTGGATTGACGAACTAATCAACACCTGTGACGGCCCGGTGTTGTTCGACCTGACCGACGACGAGCAACTAGCCATGATCGGCAGATTGATCTGGCGCGCGTCTGCGAGTGCACCGTTGCTGGCGGTTGGCCCCAGCAGCGTGCAACAGGCGCTGGCCCGTGCGGCGGTGTTCGAGCGTGATGGTGAGATTGCTGGGCGTGATGCCGCTGTTTCCGCAAGCAGTAGCGCGACTCCCCTGCCCGCCGCCACCGGCCCCGTACTGGTCATGGCCGGCAGCCTGTCGCCCGTCACCGCCCGGCAGATCGCCGCGAGCACGCGCTACACGCATCAGCCGCTGCAAGTGCAAGCGCTGCTGGAATCGCCCGCCTACGTGGCCGATCAAGTCCAGCTGGCAGCCCGCGCCTTGGCGCAAGGCCACAACGTGCTGGTACATACCGACCGCCCCGAACAAGCGGTGACCAGCGATCAGGCCGCCTCCACCGCCCGCGCCACCGCGCAACTTGCCGCCGCCATCATCACCGCCAGCGCGCAGGCGGGAACCCGGCTTGCACGAGTCGGCATCGCGGGCGGCGACACCTCAAGCCAAGCCACTTTGGCGCTGGGCCTGTGGGGCTTGGCGTTTCGCTGCGTACTGGCGCCCGGCGTGACTGTCAGCGTTGCTCGCAGCGACAACCCTGTGGTTGATGGTGTGGAGTTGATGCTTAAGGGCGGGCAGATGGGCGGGGATGATCTGTTCGATCGATTGGTGACGGGAACGCAATAA